In the genome of Nymphaea colorata isolate Beijing-Zhang1983 chromosome 9, ASM883128v2, whole genome shotgun sequence, one region contains:
- the LOC116260118 gene encoding low-temperature-induced cysteine proteinase-like, translating into MGCRKMELLAVAALWAFYLSSVAVVAWGGGAAASIVGFESADLASGERLAALFERWRRRHGKVYLGEGERERRFRAFSENLAYIDRRNREKRGHSQRVGLNRFADLTNEEFRAIYTSRIRRPAKRWGEESRRRELMASCVAPASLDWRKKGIVTPVKDQGECGSCWAFSSTGAMEGINALVTGELVSLSEQELVDCDTTNYGCEGGYMDYAFEWVMQNGGIDTEADYSYTSVNGQSGTCNTTKEERKIVSIDGYEDVPEDESALLCAVVGQPVSVGIDGSSMDFQLYTGGVYAGDCSDNPDDIDHAVLIVGYGSQGGEDYWIVKNSWGTSWGDNGYVYIKRNTDLEYGQCAIDAMASYPTKEGSAAPSPYPSPAAPPPPSVPPPPPPPPPPPPPPPPPPPPSPSPEQCGDGSYCNPGETCCCQFEFVDICFLYGCCEYENAVCCEVSDFCCPHDYPICDILDGLCLQNPGDFLGMKMKKRRMAKRKFPWTKFEDKRQEANQQRELTWRGERVAAV; encoded by the exons ATGGGGTGCCGGAAAATGGAGCTTCTGGCAGTGGCGGCCCTCTGGGCTTTTTACCTCTCGTCGGTCGCCGTCGTCGCCTGGGGAGGAGGAGCGGCGGCCTCCATCGTGGGGTTCGAGTCGGCGGACCTGGCGTCGGGGGAGAGGCTCGCGGCCCTGTTCGAGCGGTGGAGGCGGAGGCACGGGAAGGTGTATCTGGgcgagggggagagagagaggaggttCAGGGCGTTCAGCGAGAACCTTGCCTACATTGATCGGAGGAATCGGGAGAAGCGAGGGCACAGCCAGAGAGTGGGACTGAACCGATTCGCGGATCTGACGAACGAGGAGTTCAGGGCGATCTACACCAGCAGGATAAGGAGACCGGCGAAGAGGTGGGGGGAGGAGAGCAGGAGGAGGGAGCTCATGGCGTCCTGCGTGGCTCCGGCGTCTCTGgattggaggaagaaggggatcGTCACCCCCGTCAAGGACCAGGGCGAGTGCG GAAGCTGCTGGGCGTTCTCATCGACAGGCGCCATGGAAGGGATCAATGCGCTCGTCACCGGAGAGCTGGTCAGCCTCTCCGAGCAGGAGCTGGTGGACTGTGACACTACCAACTATGGCTGCGAGGGAGGATATATGGACTACGCCTTCGAGTGGGTCATGCAGAATGGAGGTATCGACACAGAGGCCGACTACAGTTACACCAGCGTCAATGGGCAAAGTGGAACATGTAATACTACCAAG GAAGAGCGCAAAATTGTGAGCATTGATGGATATGAAGATGTCCCTGAAGATGAAAGTGCCTTGCTATGCGCAGTCGTTGGTCAGCCTGTCAGCGTCGGCATCGACGGCTCCTCTATGGACTTCCAGCTCTACACTGGT GGGGTCTACGCCGGCGATTGCTCCGACAATCCCGACGATATCGATCACGCGGTCCTGATTGTAGGCTATGGATCACAAGGTGGCGAGGACTACTGGATCGTGAAGAACTCGTGGGGAACTTCTTGGGGCGACAATGGCTATGTTTACATAAAGAGGAACACAGACTTGGAATATGGACAATGTGCTATAGATGCCATGGCTTCTTATCCCACCAAGGAAGGATCAGCGGCACCCAGCCCTTACCCTTCACCAGCTGCACCGCCACCACCATCagttcctcctcctccaccaccaccaccaccaccaccaccgccccCGCCACCTCCACCGCCGCCGAGCCCTTCCCCTGAACAATGTGGTGACGGATCATACTGTAATCCTGGTGAGACATGCTGCTGCCAGTTTGAGTTTGTGGACATTTGCTTCCTCTATGGCTGCTGCGAGTACGAAAATGCCGTTTGCTGCGAAGTTTCCGACTTCTGCTGCCCTCACGACTACCCCATATGTGACATTCTAGATGGGCTCTGTCTCCAG AACCCTGGCGACTTCCTGggcatgaaaatgaagaagaggaggatggCCAAACGCAAGTTTCCTTGGACAAAGTTTGAAGACAAAAGGCAGGAAGCGAACCAACAGCGCGAGCTGACCTGGCGCGGGGAACGCGTAGCGGCTGtgtaa